In Vicugna pacos chromosome 1, VicPac4, whole genome shotgun sequence, a single window of DNA contains:
- the IGSF5 gene encoding immunoglobulin superfamily member 5 isoform X3, translated as MEGGCRGVLAALLVLAGLAACGSGYEIIEGPKNVTVLKGSEARFNCTISPGWKLIMWALNGTVVLSITPREPIITNDRFTSESYEVGGSFISEMIIHDVQLSDAGQVKCSLQNSDREGAAFLSVQAGGTRV; from the exons ATGGAGGGCGGCTGCCGAGGCGTCCTGGCCGCGCTGCTCGTCCTGGCCGGGCTGGCAG CTTGTGGATCTGGCTATGAAATCATAGAAGGTCCCAAGAACGTCACGGTGCTGAAGGGCTCGGAGGCTCGTTTCAACTGCACCATCTCGCCGGGCTGGAAGCTCATCATGTGGGCTCTGAACGGCACGGTGGTTCTGAGCATCACGCCCAGGGAGCCCATCATCACCAACGACCGCTTCACCTCCGAGAGCTACGAGGTGGGCGGCAGCTTCATCTCCGAGATGATTATCCACGACGTGCAACTCAGCGATGCCGGGCAGGTCAAgtgcagcctccagaacagtgaccGGGAGGGGGCTGCTTTCCTTTCCGTCCAAG